A single Mustela lutreola isolate mMusLut2 chromosome X, mMusLut2.pri, whole genome shotgun sequence DNA region contains:
- the NDUFA1 gene encoding NADH dehydrogenase [ubiquinone] 1 alpha subcomplex subunit 1, whose amino-acid sequence MWFEILPGIGVMAVCLVIPGIATAHIHRFTNGGKEKRVAYYPYQWSLMQRDRRISGVDRYYVSKGLENID is encoded by the exons ATGTGGTTCGAGATCCTGCCCGGGATCGGCGTCATGGCCGTGTGCTTGGTCATCCCCGGCATAGCCACGGCGCACATCCACAGGTTCACCAACGGGGGCAAG GAAAAAAGGGTTGCCTATTATCCATATCAGTGGAGTTTGATGCAAAGAGATAGGCGCATCTCTGGAGTTGATCGTTACTATGTGTCAAAG gGTTTGGAGAATATCGATTAA
- the RNF113A gene encoding E3 ubiquitin-protein ligase RNF113A: protein MAEQLSPAKTADQVCTFLFKKPGGRKGAAGRRKRPVCDPEPGDSNSSSSDEGSTVVRPEKKRAIHNPMIQKTRGSGKQKAAYGNLSSEEEEEEEKEPESLGVVYKSTRSAKPVGPEDMGATAVYELDTEKERDAQAIFERSQKIQEELRGKEDDKIYRGINNYQKFMKPKDTSMGNASSGMVRKGPIRAPEHLRATVRWDYQPDICKDYKETGFCGFGDSCKFLHDRSDYKHGWQIERELDEGRYGVYEDENYEVGSDDEEIPFKCFICRQTFRNPVVTKCRHYFCESCALQHFRTTPRCYVCDQQTNGVFNPAKELIAKLEKHRAAEEGGASDFPEDPDESPIPIT from the coding sequence ATGGCAGAGCAACTTTCTCCGGCCAAGACGGCAGACCAGGTGTGCACCTTCCTCTTCAAGAAGCCTGGTGGGCGAAAAGGGGCTGCGGGCCGCAGGAAGCGCCCGGTCTGCGACCCGGAGCCCGGggacagcaacagcagcagcagtgaCGAAGGCAGCACTGTGGTTCGCCCTGAGAAGAAGCGGGCGATCCACAATCCGATGATACAGAAGACTCGTGGCAGTGGTAAACAGAAGGCGGCTTACGGCAACTTGAgcagcgaggaggaggaggaggaggagaaagagcccGAGAGTCTTGGCGTGGTGTACAAGTCCACCCGCTCGGCAAAACCCGTGGGACCAGAGGATATGGGGGCGACTGCTGTCTACGAGCTAGACACAGAGAAGGAGCGTGACGCACAAGCCATCTTTGAGCGCAGCCAGAAGATCCAGGAGGAGCTGAGGGGCAAGGAAGATGACAAGATCTATCGGGGAATCAATAATTACCAGAAATTCATGAAGCCCAAGGATACGTCTATGGGCAATGCTTCCTCCGGGATGGTGAGGAAGGGCCCCATCCGAGCTCCCGAGCATCTACGTGCCACCGTGCGCTGGGATTACCAGCCCGACATTTGTAAGGACTACAAGGAGACTGGCTTTTGCGGCTTCGGAGACAGCTGCAAGTTCCTCCATGACCGTTCAGATTACAAGCATGGGTGGCAGATCGAACGTGAGCTTGATGAGGGTCGCTATGGTGTCTATGAGGACGAAAACTATGAAGTGGGAAGCGATGATGAGGAAATACCATTCAAGTGTTTCATCTGTCGCCAGACCTTCCGGAATCCAGTTGTCACCAAGTGCAGGCATTATTTCTGCGAGAGCTGTGCACTGCAGCATTTCCGCACCACCCCTCGCTGCTATGTCTGTGACCAGCAGACCAATGGCGTCTTCAATCCAGCGAAAGAATTGATTGCTAAATTGGAGAAGCATCGAGCTGCAGAAGAGGGTGGTGCTTCCGATTTCCCAGAAGACCCCGATGAGAGTCCAATCCCCATCACTTAG